A genomic window from Candidatus Pelagisphaera phototrophica includes:
- a CDS encoding sulfatase family protein codes for MKHFSHFLYSFLFSSVAFSDERPNILFAFADDWGHYASAYAALEDRPGANSVVKTMNFDRIANEGILFTNAFVNSPSCTPCRSSLLSGQYFFRTGQGAILQGAVWDDSIPSFPLLLRDSGYHIGQTYKVWSPGSVRDAPYGAREYEYESAGVRFNQFSQTATRLMEVGASLLQAKRELYDEVLGNFESFLDARPEDAPFCYWFGPTNVHRKWIRGSGKKLWGLEPDDLKEKLPAFLPDVHTVREDMVDYLGEVMAFDTALGVLLDRLASAGELENTIVVVSGDHGIPGFTHSKTDLYDSGTHVSLAIRWPGEGAKGRAVTDFVNLMDLAPTFLEAGKTDIPDVMTGKSLVGILKSEQGGRVDASRDFVVTGRERHVWMSREGNLPYPHRAIRTDDFLYIRNFKPDRYPGGDPLLPKNGIEFSEDMLINNTFVTFADIDAGPTKAWLVLNGETEYGERYYDLAFGRRPGEELYDLRKDPDQVVNLASETRYGAKRDELRTRLLKILRENRDPRVLGDGSTFDKRPYTVEFTR; via the coding sequence ATGAAACATTTTTCCCATTTTCTTTACTCGTTTCTCTTTAGCTCCGTTGCTTTCTCGGACGAGCGTCCCAATATCCTATTCGCCTTCGCCGACGACTGGGGGCACTATGCGAGCGCTTATGCGGCTTTAGAAGATCGACCCGGAGCAAACTCGGTAGTGAAGACGATGAACTTTGATCGAATTGCGAACGAGGGAATTCTATTTACGAACGCGTTTGTGAACTCGCCTTCTTGCACGCCGTGCCGGAGTTCACTGTTGTCGGGGCAGTATTTTTTCCGCACGGGCCAGGGGGCGATTTTGCAGGGAGCGGTATGGGATGATTCGATACCTTCCTTCCCATTGCTCCTAAGGGATTCGGGATACCATATTGGGCAGACTTACAAGGTATGGTCGCCGGGATCGGTTAGGGATGCTCCGTATGGAGCGAGAGAATATGAGTACGAGTCTGCTGGCGTACGTTTCAATCAATTTTCTCAGACGGCTACCCGGTTGATGGAGGTAGGAGCTTCTTTGTTGCAGGCCAAGAGGGAGCTTTACGATGAGGTGCTAGGGAATTTTGAGAGTTTTCTGGATGCAAGGCCGGAGGATGCTCCGTTTTGCTATTGGTTTGGTCCAACTAATGTCCATAGAAAATGGATACGTGGATCAGGGAAGAAACTATGGGGATTGGAACCCGATGATTTGAAAGAGAAGCTTCCCGCGTTTCTGCCCGACGTGCATACGGTGCGCGAAGACATGGTGGACTATTTGGGAGAGGTGATGGCATTCGATACTGCGTTGGGTGTATTGCTTGATCGACTCGCGTCAGCGGGTGAACTGGAAAATACGATCGTCGTAGTGAGTGGTGATCACGGAATACCGGGTTTTACGCATTCGAAAACGGACCTATACGATTCGGGAACGCACGTGTCTCTTGCAATTCGTTGGCCGGGTGAAGGAGCGAAGGGGCGAGCGGTGACTGACTTTGTGAATTTGATGGATTTAGCTCCAACCTTTCTCGAAGCCGGAAAAACAGACATCCCTGATGTGATGACTGGAAAAAGCTTGGTCGGCATATTGAAATCGGAGCAAGGGGGCCGCGTTGATGCCAGTCGCGACTTCGTGGTTACTGGTCGTGAACGGCACGTCTGGATGTCTCGAGAAGGGAATCTCCCTTATCCGCATCGCGCGATTCGAACAGACGACTTTCTCTACATTCGCAACTTCAAGCCAGACCGGTATCCAGGAGGGGATCCTCTGCTGCCTAAAAACGGAATTGAGTTTTCTGAGGATATGCTTATCAACAACACCTTCGTGACCTTTGCCGATATTGATGCGGGGCCAACCAAAGCGTGGCTTGTCTTGAATGGAGAGACTGAATACGGTGAGAGATACTACGATTTGGCATTTGGAAGAAGACCCGGCGAAGAACTGTACGATTTAAGGAAAGACCCAGATCAAGTCGTCAATCTGGCCTCAGAAACGAGATATGGGGCAAAGCGTGACGAGTTAAGGACGAGGCTTCTGAAAATATTAAGAGAGAATAGGGACCCGCGTGTTTTGGGAGATGGATCAACCTTTGATAAAAGGCCGTATACTGTGGAATTTACGAGGTAG
- a CDS encoding sulfatase family protein, whose amino-acid sequence MKFSALILFALIFTVFMQAKDQPNIIVIYTDDQGFGDVSAINPAAKFTTPNLDRLAKEGVSFTNGHSSDTVCTPSRYGLLTGRYSWRTRLKTGVQGADTPALISNDRMTLASLLKDNGYQTAMVGKWHLGMDIPGTMGNRDFSQPIKDMPLDVGFDYFYGIPASLNYGYLAWIEGRYTKVPPTQYTAKKPNDRHMDYRIMPPYFETAKEAKALHGAVPIEVAPDFVDTECLQRFVDKSIEWMSGKAESAKAGRPFFLYLPFTSPHYPVAPRPEFWGQGDAGGYGEFMVETDHHVGRVLDYLEKSGLDANTMIFFSSDNGPERSWVERIEEFGHDSSGIYKEGKRSIYEGGHRVPFFVRWPGGIKEPGRSWDGLVGQIDLLSTVAEMIGAKLPGYAGEDSQSFYSVLRKANSSHKRLPLLNHAIGGRLSITEGSWKLIMPHEKLGYELYNLARDPGEESNVFDGNPEIAKRLEKKITQIVCRGRTTKGRPQSNDTGYWDDLAWLTEAEYNKSATKN is encoded by the coding sequence ATGAAATTTTCCGCTCTTATTCTATTCGCACTCATTTTCACCGTTTTCATGCAGGCGAAGGACCAGCCGAACATTATTGTCATCTATACCGACGACCAGGGGTTTGGCGATGTCAGCGCTATTAATCCAGCCGCGAAATTCACAACCCCTAATCTAGATCGATTAGCGAAAGAGGGAGTCTCCTTCACCAATGGTCACTCTTCTGATACAGTTTGTACTCCCTCTCGCTATGGGTTGTTGACAGGGCGCTACAGTTGGCGTACGCGTCTAAAGACGGGTGTTCAAGGAGCGGATACCCCTGCTTTGATCTCGAATGATCGCATGACACTCGCGTCCTTGCTGAAGGATAACGGCTACCAAACTGCGATGGTGGGTAAATGGCATCTCGGTATGGATATCCCGGGAACGATGGGCAATCGCGATTTCAGCCAGCCGATCAAAGACATGCCGCTAGATGTAGGTTTCGACTATTTTTATGGAATACCCGCTTCCTTGAACTATGGATACCTCGCCTGGATCGAAGGACGGTACACGAAAGTACCACCGACGCAGTATACGGCGAAGAAGCCGAATGATCGGCACATGGACTATCGGATCATGCCACCGTATTTCGAGACGGCGAAGGAGGCGAAAGCCCTGCACGGAGCAGTGCCTATCGAAGTCGCACCCGACTTTGTAGATACGGAGTGTCTGCAACGATTTGTCGACAAATCCATTGAATGGATGTCAGGAAAGGCAGAATCTGCCAAAGCGGGAAGGCCGTTCTTCTTGTATTTGCCCTTTACGTCTCCGCACTATCCAGTGGCGCCTCGGCCGGAATTCTGGGGACAGGGCGATGCAGGTGGGTATGGCGAATTCATGGTGGAAACAGATCACCATGTAGGACGCGTATTGGACTATCTTGAGAAGTCAGGGCTGGACGCGAATACGATGATCTTCTTTAGCAGCGACAATGGTCCAGAGAGATCTTGGGTCGAAAGAATTGAAGAGTTCGGCCACGATAGTAGCGGAATCTACAAAGAAGGAAAGCGTTCCATTTACGAAGGTGGTCATCGTGTCCCTTTCTTCGTCCGCTGGCCCGGAGGGATCAAGGAACCGGGAAGGTCCTGGGATGGGCTGGTCGGTCAAATCGATCTTCTTTCCACCGTAGCAGAGATGATTGGAGCGAAACTGCCGGGCTATGCAGGAGAAGACAGTCAGAGTTTCTACTCGGTGCTGCGAAAAGCCAATTCCTCCCACAAAAGACTTCCATTGCTCAATCACGCTATCGGAGGCCGCTTGTCCATAACGGAGGGAAGTTGGAAGCTGATTATGCCGCATGAGAAATTGGGCTATGAATTGTACAATCTTGCTCGCGATCCCGGTGAAGAATCGAATGTGTTTGATGGGAATCCCGAAATTGCCAAGCGATTGGAGAAGAAAATCACGCAAATTGTGTGTCGTGGTCGAACGACAAAAGGTCGTCCCCAGTCAAACGACACGGGTTATTGGGATGACCTTGCCTGGCTGACTGAAGCAGAGTATAACAAGAGCGCGACCAAAAATTAG
- a CDS encoding sulfatase-like hydrolase/transferase has protein sequence MSRIITYLFCALFVVESLVAAQDQSIRQAQDKPNVVLVMADDVSWEAIGCYGAEDYLTPRIDELASKGIRFKNCFSTPICTPSRVKLMTGQYNFRNYTHFGYLNPNDKTFGHLMQENGYKTAIVGKWQLNGLYNNLPGYDDNMRPAKAGFDEFYLWQLTTGKAGGLGGERFWNPPIETNGEFITKEQNAGKYGPDLMTDYLCDFMERNKDDPFFVYYPMVLVHDPFVPTPDTIGDAPRDTANEWDKTRNKEHFVSMVNYMDKLIGRIADKTESLGIAENTIILFTADNGTGVGITSNWNGMEIKGGKGGPKNMGTHVPLVAYWKGQTSKGKELDDLVDFTDFYATLAEAAGATRGDRDPIDGRSFLPQLKGKKGNLRDWVFTHYQAYWNKVPAQFARTERFKLYRDGRFYEVPNDLKEANDLAIGEAGERTEMIRQQLQAFLDATPPAPTVKGQLDSEHRPIYPDWRNLVDPND, from the coding sequence ATGTCTCGAATCATCACCTATCTATTTTGTGCTCTATTTGTGGTCGAGTCCTTGGTTGCGGCTCAGGACCAGTCCATTCGACAGGCTCAGGACAAGCCCAACGTCGTCCTCGTCATGGCGGACGATGTGAGTTGGGAGGCCATTGGTTGCTATGGGGCAGAGGACTATCTAACCCCCAGAATCGACGAGCTAGCGTCGAAAGGGATACGCTTTAAAAACTGCTTTTCGACCCCGATTTGCACGCCGTCACGCGTGAAACTGATGACAGGTCAGTACAACTTCCGAAACTACACCCACTTTGGATATCTAAATCCGAATGATAAGACTTTCGGTCATCTGATGCAGGAAAACGGTTATAAGACCGCGATCGTGGGGAAGTGGCAGTTGAATGGGCTCTACAATAACCTGCCGGGATACGACGACAATATGCGTCCCGCCAAAGCGGGTTTTGACGAATTTTATCTTTGGCAGCTGACAACGGGAAAGGCTGGTGGTCTGGGTGGCGAGCGATTCTGGAACCCCCCGATCGAGACAAATGGGGAGTTTATCACGAAGGAGCAGAACGCAGGCAAATATGGACCTGATTTAATGACGGACTATCTGTGTGACTTTATGGAGCGAAATAAAGATGATCCGTTCTTTGTCTACTATCCTATGGTTCTCGTACATGACCCTTTTGTCCCGACACCAGACACAATTGGCGACGCTCCAAGAGACACCGCTAATGAGTGGGACAAGACCCGAAACAAAGAGCACTTTGTATCCATGGTGAACTACATGGACAAGCTTATCGGAAGAATTGCGGATAAAACAGAGTCGCTGGGGATCGCTGAAAATACGATCATTCTTTTCACCGCTGACAACGGAACCGGTGTGGGTATCACTTCAAACTGGAATGGTATGGAGATCAAAGGAGGGAAAGGTGGTCCTAAGAATATGGGAACCCACGTCCCCCTCGTAGCTTACTGGAAAGGGCAGACGTCTAAAGGTAAGGAATTGGATGACTTGGTCGATTTTACCGACTTCTACGCGACCTTAGCAGAAGCAGCGGGTGCGACCAGAGGGGATCGTGACCCGATCGATGGTCGAAGTTTCTTACCGCAGCTCAAAGGTAAGAAGGGGAATCTACGCGATTGGGTTTTCACTCACTATCAGGCCTATTGGAACAAAGTACCTGCTCAGTTTGCTCGGACCGAAAGGTTTAAGCTGTACCGGGATGGTAGATTCTATGAGGTGCCGAATGATTTGAAAGAGGCAAACGATCTCGCGATCGGGGAAGCGGGTGAGCGAACGGAGATGATTCGACAGCAGCTTCAAGCGTTTCTGGATGCAACCCCTCCCGCTCCAACTGTGAAAGGTCAACTGGACTCAGAGCATCGACCTATCTATCCTGATTGGCGAAATTTGGTGGATCCGAATGACTAG